The Pyrenophora tritici-repentis strain M4 chromosome 10, whole genome shotgun sequence genome contains a region encoding:
- a CDS encoding TIM22, Mitochondrial import inner membrane translocase, subunit TIM22 — translation MDHSRDPCPWVILNDFGGAFAMGAVGGAVWHGVKGFRNSPYGERRIGAITAIKARAPVLGGNFGVWGGLFNTYDCAVKGIRKKEDPWNAIIAGFFTGGSLAVRGGYKSMRNGAISCAILLAVIEGVSIGFNRMMADNTRLEAPPPPSDVGASSGGGGMAVAA, via the exons ATGGATCATTCGCGCGATCCCTGCCCATGGGTCATTCTCAATGACTTTGGTGGTGCCTTTGCTATGGGT GCTGTCGGAGGAGCAGTATGGCACGGTGTTAAAGGA TTCCGCAACTCACCCTACGGAGAGCGACGCATCGGCGCCATCACAGCGATCAAAGCCCGCGCACCCGTTCTCGGCGGCAACTTTGGAGTCTGGGGAGGACTTTTCAACACATATGACTGCGCAGTCAAGGGAATACGGAAGAAGGAGGACCCATGGAATGCCATCATCGCAGGCTTCTTTACTGGTGGATCACTCGCGGTACGAGGAGGCTACAAGTCGATGCGAAACGGCGCAATATCATGCGCCATTCTGTTGGCAGTCATCGAGGGTGTCTCAATTGGTTTCAACCGCATGATGGCCGACAACACAAGGCTGGAAGCCCCTCCTCCACCGAGCGATGTCGGCGCATCAtctggcggcggcggcatGGCTGTAGCTGCATAA
- a CDS encoding DUF4106 multi-domain protein → MGSYAMEFDKQMFDLYTGIIENAWGLPLLEALGSDLLPNGERNIEKWNPEFLVALDNLSCYTTGDPKLALQEIKAAILVRTRGHPDTTAAMTIDDVKMATDMVKEKRLVEEHDEKSRLTTRESERKLDEWEAARSGAVLGHMPGSDDDGFWVDIEAEEKAYREFVQERGLGQADRAEGSESRGVSLPPRTPYTAGRAPAIRKLDKGKGRANALTSAADSITSLDNCKPDKGKGRANCLAAIADFDTALQKTMPPRAKRSYSTEIATGGNPNTIKRARKGQQTVSVTIQKYTKAPSVTGECETVPPSLPPPQTSQTSSQPAGSKPPEPEPTKKQTGKQHHPDTHSTSHTPAAPTAPSIFLLNQPISALPALAPISRTALPANASVQDRITAYKLEFEAVEHRGHAHLEMAKAYIENSKGRVCAARKAEIRREMFVLEVGNRKGDLGKGNE, encoded by the coding sequence ATGGGTTCCTACGCGATGGAGTTTGATAAGCAAATGTTCGACCTCTACACTGGAATAATAGAGAATGCTTGGGGCCTTCCCCTTCTGGAAGCCCTCGGCTCGGATCTTCTACCTAATGGAGAGCGCAACATTGAAAAATGGAATCCGGAATTTCTTGTAGCACTGGATAATTTGTCTTGTTATACCACAGGCGACCCCAAACTTGCACTTCAAGAGATTAAGGCTGCTATATTAGTGCGCACACGTGGCCATCCGGATACCACTGCTGCTATGACAATCGACGATGTAAAGATGGCTACAGACATGGTCAAAGAGAAGCGACTAGTGGAAGAGCACGATGAAAAGTCACGTCTGACGACCCGTGAAAGTGAGAGGAAACTGGATGAATGGGAAGCAGCAAGGAGTGGGGCAGTATTGGGACACATGCCCGGCTCGGACGATGATGGTTTTTGGGTTGATATCGAAGCTGAAGAAAAAGCCTATCGAGAATTTGTACAAGAACGGGGGCTTGGACAGGCTGACCGGGCGGAAGGGTCGGAATCTCGCGGGGTCTCTCTTCCTCCTCGAACACCATACACTGCAGGTCGAGCACCAGCTATTCGGAAACTTGACAAAGGCAAAGGCAGAGCAAATGCTCTTACATCAGCTGCCGATTCGATTACATCACTAGATAACTGCAAACCGGACAAAGGAAAAGGCAGAGCGAATTGCCTTGCAGCGATTGCCGATTTCGATACAGCTCTACAGAAAACGATGCCTCCTCGAGCTAAGCGCAGCTACTCAACAGAGATTGCAACGGGTGGGAATCCAAACACCATAAAACGCGCTCGGAAAGGACAGCAGACAGTATCTGTCACGATTCAAAAGTATACGAAGGCCCCATCGGTGACAGGCGAATGCGAAACTGTTCCGCCATCGCTACCACCACCACAGACATCACAGACATCCTCACAACCAGCCGGATCAAAGCCACCAGAGCCAGAGCCAACGAAGAAACAAACCGGCAAACAGCACCATCCCGACACCCACTCAACATCCCATACACCAGCCGCTCCCACCGCCCCCTCCATTTTCCTCTTGAACCAGCCCATCTCCGCCCTCCCAGCCCTTGCCCCAATCTCGCGCACAGCACTACCAGCCAACGCATCAGTGCAAGATCGCATCACGGCTTACAAGCTTGAATTCGAGGCTGTGGAGCATAGGGGACATGCTCATTTGGAGATGGCTAAGGCGTACATTGAGAATAGCAAGGGGAGGGTGTGTGCGGCGAGGAAGGCTGAGATTAGGAGGGAGATGTTTGTTTTGGAGGTGGGTAATCGGAAGGGTGATTTGGGGAAGGGGAATGAGTGA
- a CDS encoding Atrophin-1 multi-domain protein, translating to MIPEIVTMKIPQPELVHCDPDPRLPDDTGFLSDLDAASTALATRKKKRAKRLSRLQVQRVRVPHWQRDPVPTPLEAATSAIMEEGVNRVDVPHECLDLAGLPEIPEGATVTERMMMEELRLRMEKRVWRIRVLRMREREGRGDEVVGRGEIEAEVDEEADGEIDVDGQVEEVEDDVDVDADGDVVMQGRVLRTRKGR from the coding sequence ATGATTCCAGAGATAGTAACAATGAAAATCCCACAACCGGAACTCGTTCATTGCGACCCGGACCCCAGGTTACCAGATGACACGGGTTTCCTGTCTGATCTCGACGCGGCTAGTACAGCGCTGGCGACGCGCAAGAAGAAGCGCGCCAAGAGGCTGAGCAGGTTGCAGGTTCAGCGGGTGAGGGTGCCACATTGGCAGAGGGATCCGGTGCCTACGCCGCTTGAAGCGGCTACTTCGGCGATAATGGAGGAGGGCGTCAATCGTGTAGATGTGCCGCATGAGTGTTTGGATTTGGCGGGTTTGCCAGAGATACCCGAGGGGGCGACGGTGACGGagaggatgatgatggaGGAGTTGAGGCTGAGGATGGAGAAGAGGGTTTGGAGGATTAGggtgttgaggatgagggagaggGAGGGCAGGGGCGATGAGGTTGTGGGGAGGGGGGAGATTGAAGCTGAGGTGGATGAAGAGGCGGATGGGGAGATTGATGTTGATGGGCAGGTTGAAGAGGTTGAAGATGATGTTGATGTAGACGCAGATGGGGATGTGGTGATGCAGGGACGTGTTCTGAGGACGAGAAAGGGAAGATAG
- a CDS encoding Dimer-Tnp-hAT domain containing protein, giving the protein MEDPHSNDEEGYDEYLRWRNFELKWSKTVKLRPKYPTLARFAIDILIVLATSCECERMFSELGDLLAPRRRNIGSQLLAALQCIRSWMRDGKRLPARATALSDDDLKRLYDLASWDKPEETESTFGSRSSKSGDEHKIETYPSEKNKYLRIDLETEFEKWQRKRSVEEESDISRPVKMVKVGKSSKSTQIPDQIPIALQASAVPRSLRSEGLAWIRGLELAEADTMPP; this is encoded by the exons ATGGAGGACCCACACTCTAACGACGAGGAGGGTTATGACGAGTACTTACGGTGGCGCAACTTTGAACTAAAATGGTCTAAGACA GTTAAGCTACGACCTAAATACCCTACGCTTGCGCGCTTTGCGATCGATATACTAATAGTCCTAGCTACTAGCTGCGAGTGTGAGCGCATGTTTAGCGAGCTTGGTGATCTCCTCGCTCCTCGTCGACGCAATATCGGGTCGCAACTACTCGCCGCGCTTCAGTGTATACGATCCTGGATGAGAGACGGCAAGCGCTTGCCAGCGAGGGCAACGGCGCTCAGCGACGACGACCTTAAGCGGTTGTACGACCTCGCGTCGTGGGATAAGCCCGAGGAGACGG AATCAACCTTCGGGAGTCGAAGTTCGAAATCCGGTGACGAGCACAAAATCGAAACCTACCCAAGTGAGAAAAACAAATACCTGCGCATAGATCTAGAGACCGAGTTCGAGAAGTGGCAGAGGAAACGAAGCGTGGAGGAAGAAAGTGATATCTCCAGGCCTGTGAAGATGGTAAAGGTGGGAAAATCAAGTAAATCGACTCAGATCCCCGATCAGATACCCATCGCTCTACAGGCATCAGCAGTACCCCGGAGTCTCCGTTCCGAAGGCCTTGCGTGGATCCGTGGCCTAGAACTTGCCGAAGCCGATACAATGCCGCCGTAA